The Thermotoga maritima MSB8 region TTCTTGATCCCTTGAACGGCGTGACCATAAGAGAGATAGATGTGGAAGAGAGGATAGATTTCGTGATCCTGAACTATGGAAATGAAGAGTTTTCGGAGAAGTTCAAGAGGTTTCTGAAGGAAAAGTTCGGGACGGAAAACGTAGCGAGTCTCCCCGGAAAAGTCCTTTCAAAAGAAATCGTGAAGACCAGGGAAGGAACTCTTTATCTTTTGAAGGTAGAGTTTGAAGAAGGAATAATTGGAAAAGCCATAGTATCCCCGAATTTGAAGATAAAACGCGGTGAAAGCAGGGTGAAGATTTCCGATGAAGAATGGATGGAAAAAATAGGAGAGATGCTCAAGGAGGGGGAAGAATCGAAGCAAGAAAAGTTGAAACTGAGAAACTCTCCTCAGCCCGTTCAAAAAACGACGAGTTCGGATTTTCTCCTCGCTCTCGTGCTGGCGCTTCTTGTCATGGGAATTCTTCTGATACTTTCTTATCTTCTTTTCAGTTAGGTTCTCTTGTCATGGAAGTCCTTTTTGCTCTTCTCATCGTCACAGTGATCTTTTTCACGGTTTGCAGTGTTTCCATTCATGCGAGAAGGATATTTTTACTTTACAGGGAAAGAGAAATAGCTGAAAGAACCGCAGATGGTGTGCTCATGCGATTGGAAGCAAAACAGTCGATTCCTGAGTTTTTGAACGGTTTCGAGATCAGTGTAGAAGGGAGCAGGGTTCGCCTGAGAAAACAAGAAAGAGAATACGAGTTTGAGGTGGAGAAATGATGCTCAGAGCATCTTACGGAACGATTCGGAAAGTAAATGGAAACTCGTCCTTAGAGATGGACACCGCTTATCTCATGCTTGGAGAAAGGTGTGTTTACAACTGTCTGTACTGCGCGCAGTCACGCTCTTCCACAAGCCCATCTCATTTTCTCTCCAGGGTCACCTGGAAAGAGGTTTCGGAAGATTTGCTTGGCAAATTGAACGATCGTTTCAAGAGGGTTTGTATCCAGGTTGTTTCTTATCCTAGCTACGGAAAGGATCTCAGGTTGATCATTCCAAGGTTTCGTATACCGGTTTCAGTGAGTGTCAGAGCAGTCAGCATAGAAGAAGTTGTGGAGTACTTCGAACTGGGAGCAGACAGAGTGGGTATCGCTGTGGATGTCCCCAACAAAACTCTCTTTGAAAAAATCAGAGGAGGAAAGTACGAGAGACACCTTCATATCCTCGAAAAGGTATCAGAAATGTTTCCTGGAAGGATCACAACACACGTGATAGTCGGACTGGGTGAAAGCGATAAAGACATCGTTGATTTTACAGTGTGGGCAAGGGAAAGAAATATCGTGGTTTCTCTGTTTGCTTTCACCCCTATCAAGGGAACAGCCTTTGAAAACAGAGAAAGACCTTCCCTCGAGCGTTACAGAAAAATCCAGCTGGTAACTTACCTTCTCGAGAAAAACCTGATAAAGCCGGAGAACATAATTTTCGACTCAAATGGTAAAATTATTGACGTTGAATGGAACGGCGAGTTTCCAGAAGAGGCTTTAAGAACCCGCGGATGCCCTCACTGCACGCGTCCCTACTACAATGAAAGCCCAAGAGGTCCCATCTACAACGTTCACTGGAGGTGAAACTGTGCTCACTTTCAAGGGAGGAGTACACCCCCCGGAATTGAAAGAATGGTCGAAGGACAAACCTATTGAAAGGGCACCTCTACCTCAGAAGGTTTTCGTCTTTCTTTCCAATCATGCGGGGAACCCGGCGAAACCAGTGGTTTCTCCCGGTGACGAAGTGAAGACCGGTCAGGTTATAGGAGAACCTGAAGGTTTCATTTCCGCTTATCTGCATTCTCCTGTGACAGGAAGAGTACTCGAGATAAAGAAGATCCTGCACCCAATCCTTGGAAAGCCCATCGAAGCGATCGTTATAGAAAGAACCTCTGACGATGAGTGGGTTCACATAGAAACTGGGGATTTTGAACGCATGTCGAAAGAAGAAATCCTGGAAATCATCAAAAAAGCGGGAATCGTTGGTCTGGGTGGAGCGATGTTTCCAACCCACGTTAAACTCTCACCTCCTCCCGAGAAAAAAGTGGATACCTTGATCGTCAACGGGGCGGAGTGTGAACCCGTTCTCACGATAGATCACAGACTCATGCTAGAAAGAGCCGAGGACATCCTCCAGGGAATCCTGATAATGATGAAGGTTCTGGGGGTTCAAAAAGCCGTAGTCGGTGTAGAGAGCAACAAGATGGATGCGTACCACAATTTGAAAAAGGTTTTCAAGGGATATCCCGTTGATGTTGCTCTCCTCAGGACCAAATATCCGCAGGGTGCAGAAAAGCAGCTCATATACGCGATAACCGGAAGGATGGTACCGAGAGGCGGTCTTCCAATGGATGTTGGAGTGGTGGTCCAGAACGTCGGTACCTGTGTTGCTGTGAAGGAAGCGGTCGTCGATGGAAAACCGCTCGTGGAAAGAGGTATGACAGTCAGCGGTGATGCCGTGAAAAATCAGAAAAATCTGATCGTCAGAATAGGGACACCCGTGAAGGATGTTATCGACTACTGTGGTGGAATAGATGAGAACACGGAGCGTGTCATCCTCGGTGGCCCGATGATGGGAATATCCATCACAAATCTGGACATCCCTGTTATGAAAGGAACTTCTGGAATAACCGCGTTTCTTCCAAAGAAGTCTCGACCTCAGAAACCCTGTATTAGATGCAGTGAATGTGTTCAGGTGTGTCCGATGAACCTTCAGCCTTACCTTCTCTATCTCCTCTCCACGAAGAGAAAGTACGACGAAGCTGTGGAAAACGGTTTGATGGACTGTATAGAGTGCGGCTCGTGTACCTACACCTGTCCTTCGAAGATAGAACACGTAAGGTACATAAAACTCGCAAAAACAGTGTATCGCGCCACAAGGAGGGGTAGAAGATGAAGCTGATAAGCGCTTACGCTCCACACCTTCGAGAAGAGGATGATGTGAGAAAGATCATGCTGGATGTGCTCATAGCCCTATCACCAGCGGTTATTGGGGCGGCTTATTTCTTCGGATGGTATGCTCTATTTCTCTGTATCGCAGGAGCGGTGATAGGTGAGCTGTTCGATATATTCGTCATGAGATACCTGAGAGGAGTGAAGGATTTCGTCCCGGATGGCAGCGGGGCAGTGACAGGACTGCTTCTGGCGATGAACGTGAGCACAAGGCTTCCTTTCTGGGCTTTTTTGTTGGGACTCGTTTTCGCTCTGGGGATCGGGAAACACGTGTTCGGAGGACTCGGCCAGAACATTTTCAACCCTGCGCTCGTCGGAAGAGCGTTTCTGCTCATTTCTTTTCCCACTTACATGACCACCTGGGTTGTACCCGGGGCAGGATTCTGGAAATCTCCAGCGGATGTGGTAACGGCAGCAACTCCTCTTGCACTTTTCAAGGAACACGGTGTTTTCACACCCTATTGGGATCTGTTCATAGGTAAGGTTGGAGGATCCTTAGGTGAAACGAGTGCACTTCTTCTCATAATTGGTTTCATCTATCTTCTCTTGAGAAAGAGAGTGAAGATATTCATTCCTGTCTCCTATATAGGAACTGTTCTTGTGTTTTCTTCGATAGCTTATTTGATGAATCCAAGGTACGGTGATCCTCTCTTTCACCTCCTCAGTGGTGGTCTCATGCTCGGTGCACTTTTCATGGCCACCGATATGGTGACGAGTCCCATCACCGCGAAGGGACAGGTGATCTTCGGGATTGGATGTGGCGTTCTCACGATGGCTATAAGACTCTTTGGAGCGTATCCTGAAGGCGTTTCATTTTCGATCCTTTTCATGAATGCACTGGTTCCCCTGATAGACAGGTACACCAGACCGCGCATCTTCGGTGAGGTGAAAAAATGAAGGATATCCTGAAGACTGGATTGATTCTGATGGTTTTCACGGCTATTTCTGGACTCTTTCTTGGACTCGTGTATGTGGGAGTCAAAGGAAAGATCCAGGAAGCGGATAACGCAGCTAAGTTGAGCGCCATCAAATTCGTTCTGAAAGATCCCCTCACGGGAGATTATCTGGTGGATGAAAAAGAAATCGAGGAAATCGTCAAAAAAACAGGCATAGAAACGGTTGTTCTGAAAGAGTACAAAGAAGGGGTAGTCCTTGGTCCCTTGTATGAATTCGTGACGAAGGATGGCAGAAACGCATACGTTCTGTCGGGATACGCACCCGGTTTTGGAGGAAACGTGACCGTTGTAGCCTGTTTTATAAAAACGGAAGATGGATTCATGCTCAATTCCGTGAGAGTAATAGATTATTCTCAGGAGACGCCTGGACTCGGCGCAAAGATAGGAGAAGAAAGTATACAGAGGCGTTTCTTTCCAGTTCCACCCGAAGGACTGAAGAACGGCCTGAGGGTCGACAAAGATGCGGGACTTCCGAAGGGTTCTCCTGAGGAGTTGAAAAAGCAGGGTATTGTGAAGGTAAGCGATGTAATGACGGGAGCAACGATCACACCAAGGGCCGTGGTGACCGCTCTGAATCTCATGTACAGGTACCTCGAGGAGGTGTCGAAATGAGCCGCTTGAGAGAATTAACTAAGGGGATCATAAAAGAGAATCCCACTTATGTTCAGGTTCTTGGAATGTGTCCCACACTCGCCGTCACCACGAGTGCCATCAACGGTCTGGGGATGGGGCTTGCTACGACAGCCGTTCTCACCATGTCAAACGTGGTTATTTCACTGATAAGAAAGATCGTTCCTGATAAGATCAGAATTCCTATATTCATCGTTGTTATCGCGTCTTTCGTTACCATGATAGATCTCCTCATGCACGGTTTTGCCTACGATCTGTGGAAGACCCTGGGACTTTTCATTCCTCTCATAGTGGTGAACTGTATCATAATGGGAAGGGCGGAATCGTTCGCTTCCAAGCATGGTGTTCTGGATTCCATGCTCGATGGCCTGGGAGTGGGTCTCGGTTTCACAGGTTCGCTTGTTCTCCTTGGAAGCGTCAGAGAACTCTTCGGTAACGGTACGATCTTCGGTTACAAAGTGTGGGAGTTGAAGATATTTCTTGAAATTCTTCCACCGGGAGCCTACATAACACTCGGTCTTCTCTCTGCACTCTTCACCTACATCGGCATCAGGAGAAAGAAAAGAGGTGAAGCGAAATGAAGGTGTTTTTGCTCTTCTTTTCTGCCATATTCGTGAACAACTTCGTTCTGGCGAGGTTTCTCGGGATTTGTCCCTTCCTGGGGGTCTCCAAAAGGTTGGAAACGGCAACAGGAATGGGTATAGCCGTTACGTTCGTTATGACGGTTTCTGCTGCCATCAGCTGGTTTCTGGACAAGCTCCTTATCTCCACAGGACTTGAATTTCTGAGAACGATCGTCTTCATACTCGTCATCGCTTCTTTCGTCCAGTTCGTCGAACTGTTTTTGAAGAAAACCAGCCCGGATCTCTACGAAGCGCTTGGTATTTTCCTGCCTCTCATCACCACAAACTGTGCGATCCTCGGTATGGTGCTTTTGAACAGTCTCATGAAGCTCAACTTTGTTGAGGCGGTCTTCCACGCACTGGGATCTGGTCTTGGATTTGCTCTTGCTCTTGTGATATTCGCCGGAATAAGGGAAAAAATGGATCTCTACGATCTGCCGGAGCCTTTCAAAGGCACCGCCATAGCCCTCATCACCGCGGGACTTCTTTCGCTTGCTTTCATGGGATTCCAGGGAATGGTGAAGCTGTGAGGAGGTGAAGGAGTTGGAAGTCATCTACTCGACGCTCTTGCTCGCTGTTCTGGGTTTTGGGTTCGGGGCTTTTCTTGCCTATTCTGCGCAAAGATTCAAGGTGGAAGAAGATCCACGTGTGAAGATGATAACGGAGGTTCTTCCTGGAATAAACTGTGGCGCGTGCGGTTTTGCCGGGTGTGAAGCCTACGCGAAGGCGATCGTGAAGGGTCAGGCGGAAACGAACAGGTGTCTCCCCGGAAGACCTCAGGGTGTCGAAGAGAAGATAAAGAAGATTCTCGAGGAGTACAAGAATGTCTCCTCTTGAGATGGCTCTGCTCGTTCATCGTGGTGAGTTCCATCTTCGGGAACTGGAACCGGAGTTACCTCTCGAAAAATTTCTGAAGAACGCGGATCCAAAAAAGACGAGGAAGTTTCTTGAAAAGTGCGGAAAAGAAGAATTAGAAAGGCAAAAGGAACTGATAAGGAAACACAATGTGAAGCTCGTTTCGTTCTGGGAAGATGACTACCCCCAGCACTTGAGGGAGATCAGGTATCCGCCAGCTGTTCTTTTTGTGAGGGGCGATGCTGAGCTCTTGAAAGAAAAGTGTGTGGGAGTTGTGGGAACAAGAAGACCCACAAGTTATGGAGTGAACGTCACAAAGCGCTTTGTTAAACTGCTGAGCGAATACTTTGTGATCGTTTCCGGCATGGCGTTTGGAATAGATTCCGTTGCACACAAGGAAGCCCTGAGTTCTGGAGGAAAGACGGTGGCGGTTCTCGGCACAGGAGTGGATGTTGTTTATCCGCGATCGAACGAACGACTCTTCCATGAAATTGTGAAAAACGGGTGTGTTGTCAGTGAGTATCCAATGGGAACTCGTGCTCGAAAACATCATTTTCCAGCGAGAAATCGAATCATAGCGGGTCTTTCTGATGCGATCATCGTCACAGAGGCTCCCATCAAAAGCGGTGCACTCATAACGGTGAAGTTTGCTCTGGAAAGCGGTCGTGATGTGTTCGCCGTTCCCGGTGATATAGATAGGAAGACCAGCGAAGGTACGAACTATCTGATAAAGTCAGGTGCCTATCCCCTCACCGACGAGGAAGACCTTGAAACTCATTTTGGAATCAGAAGAATCGCTTCCCCATCGCTCGATGATGACAAAAAGAAGATCTACGATCTGTTGAGAAGTTCGCCAAAAACAGTCGATGAGCTTGTTGAAGAATTGGGGTGGAGCGTTTCGGAGGTCCTCAGGGTGATATCGGAGATGGAACTGATGGGAATGATCTGGTTCGACGGCGGTGCATACAGATTGCTGGGGTGATAACGTGCTGGTTCTCACTAGAAGAGTAGGGGAAAAGATCGTGATTGGTGAAGACATAGTGATTACTGTCCTGAAGATAGAGGGGAATTCTGTTAAAATTGGTATAGAGGCACCCAAACATGTGAAGATTCTTCGTGAGGAACTCTACGAAGAACTCAAGAGTGAGAACATAAAAGCTTCTGAAGTTTCAAAAGATGACCTGAAGGGGGTTTTAAGGAATGATAAAGGTTACAAAGGACCTAGTGCTTCATCTTGAAAATCTGGCAAGGTTAGAACTCTCCGAAGACCAGAGAGAAAGTCTGATGAAAGATTTTCAGGAGATACTCGATTACGTGGAGCTCCTCAACGAAGTCGACGTGGAGGGTGTGGAGCCAATGTACACACCCGTTGAGGACAGCGCCAAACTCAGAAAAGGAGATCCGAGGTTCTTTGAAATGCGGGACCTCATAAAGAAGAACTTCCCGGAAGAAAAAGACGGTCACATAAAAGTCCCCGGAATCCACAGATGATGGACTGGAAGGAAGCGGAAGAACTCGCATGTAAATTTTTGAAGAAAAAAGGTTACAAAATTCTTGAAAGAAACTACAGAACGAAGTACGGTGAGATAGACATAGTGGCGCGCGATGGGAGAGAGATAGTTTTCGTGGAAGTCAAAAGCGGAAGTGGGAAAGTGGATCCTCTTGAAAGAATAGATCTCAAAAAGGTGAGGAACCTGGAACAGACAGCGAGATTTTACATGATTCAGAACAAATTAAAAGGACCAGCGCGGGTTGATTTTGTGAGGGTGACTCCTGAAGGAATAGACCATTTTGAAGGTATCTGGCTGGGGTGAGATGGTGAAGGTTGTTGCCACGAACAAAAAAGCCTACACGGACTACGAGATCCTGGAAACTTACGAAGCGGGAATCGTTCTCACAGGAACGGAAGTGAAATCCCTGAGGAACGGCTCAGTCAATTTCAAGGATTCCTTCTGTAGATTCAAGAACGGGGAGCTTTACCTTTTGAATTTACACATTCCACCCTACAGTCACGGTGGAGTTTACAACCACGATCCTGAAAGGCCGAGGAAACTGCTTCTTCACAAAAGAGAACTGAAGAGACTCATGGGTAAGGTACAGGAAGAGGGAGTAACGATAGTTCCACTGAAGATATACTTCAACGATCGCGGGATTGCAAAAGTGGAGATAGCCGTTGCTCGAGGGAAAAAAGAAGTATGACAAGAGAGAAGCGATAAAAAAGAGGGAAATGGAAAGAAAGATCAGGGAGTACATGAAGTATTCGAGATAGTTATGGTATACTCTTGGAGAGAGAAATCAGACTCACGGGAGGGCATGATCATGGCAAAGAGATGTGAAGTGTGCGGAAAAGCTCCTAGATCCGGAAACACCGTTAGTCACTCAGACAAGAAGTCAGGAAGATGGTTCAGACCCAATCTCCAGAAAGTAAGAGTGGTGCTTCCAGATGGAACGATTAAAAGGATGAGAGTCTGTACATCCTGTTTGAAGTCTGGGAAAGTGAAAAAGTACGTTGGACAAGTTTCGGAGGTGTGAGCGGGCTGTTGGCCCGCATTATTTATGGCTGTAATAAGATTCAGGGTCCCTTTCTGGTATAAGTTCATCATGATTCTGCTATGGGTTGTGAGCTTTGACCTCACAATTTTCCTTTTTTATAAACCTCTCCATTCAGTCTTGCGATATTCCATTCTGATTTTGGATATAATCTTTGGTGTATGGGTGTTCTCACTCTTCAAAAAAGAGATAGTGATCGATGTAGAAAAAAGCAGACTGATTCTGGGAAAGGAATCGTTTGACCTTTCTTCGATTGAGAGAGTTGAAAGGTACGGGATGTCAATTGTTTTTTATTTAAGTGATGGAACACGTCGTGTTTTCTCTCATCCCATAGAGGACTTTGAACTTTTGAGGAAATTGATTGACGAGAAGGGAAGTGGTTGGTTTGAAACTCGGTGATTTGATGCCAAGAGATCTGCTAAAACAGGAACTGTTTGTTCAGGATTTGAAAAGTCATATCAACGACAACGTAGAAATTATCTTGAAGATTAGGAGTAAAAAACTCCAGGAAACAAAAGACAGTAAGAAATTCCTGATCATGACACTGGAGGACAGGACGGGAACCGTCAGGGCTGTGGACTGGTACAACGCTGAACTCAACGATCAGCGTCTGAAGGAAGGAAACGTCGTCAGAGTGAAGGGCAGAGTGGTATTTTTTGAGAACAGGATACAGATAAACGTGGATAACGATTACGGTGCCATAAAGATTCTGAAGAGCGACGAGTACGATTACACGAAATTCGTCGCACAGTCGAAAAAAGACCTGGAGATTTTGAAGAAAAAGCTCTTTGTCCTTCTGGATCAAATAAAGGATCAACACTACAAAAAACTTCTGAAGGCATTCTTTGAAAATAAAGAGTTCTCCGAAAAATTCTTCAGATCACCGGCGGGTATGAGAGTACATCATGCCTACATAGGAGGACTTCTAGAGCACAGCGTCACGGTCGCTGAGATTTGCAAAGAGATCAGTAAATATTACTCCCTCGATAGAGATCTTCTCATAACTGGTGCCCTCCTCCATGATGTTGGAAAGGTGGAAGAATACAGAATCACAGAATCCGGGATCGAAGTGACTACCGAAGGGAGTTGAAAGGGCATATAGCAATAGGGGCGGCTATGGTTAGAGAAATGGCGAAGAAATTGTCTATTCCAGAGCACAAGATCCTCGAGTTAGAGCACATAATTCTTTCGCACCACGGAGAGCTCGAATGGGGTTCACCCGTGGTTCCAAAGACGATAGAGGCTTTAATAGTTCATCACGTTGAGAACCTGGATTCCAAGATAGCTCGATTCATCGAGGTTATGGAAAGTTCCGAATCGAATCAGGGTTGGACGGAGTACGACAGGAATTTGGGAAGAAGAATCTTTTTAAGAGGTGGAGGAACTGATGAGTAAGAAAGTGAAGAAATATATCGTTGTTGAATCTCCTGCCAAGGCGAAGACGATCAAGAGTATTCTTGGGAATGAGTACGAAGTATTCGCTTCGATGGGGCACATCATAGACCTTCCCAAGAGCAAGTTCGGTGTGGATCTGGAAAAGGATTTCGAACCGGAATTCGCGGTGATAAAAGGGAAAGAGAAGGTAGTTGAAAAGCTGAAGGATCTTGCAAAAAAAGGCGAACTGCTCATCGCTTCTGATATGGATAGAGAAGGGGAAGCCATAGCCTGGCACATAGCCAGGGTAACGAACACACTGGGGAGAAAGAACAGGATCGTGTTCTCTGAGATCACTCCTCGTGTGATAAGAGAAGCCGTTAAGAATCCTCGAGAGATTGACATGAAGAAAGTTCGTGCGCAGCTTGCAAGAAGGATTTTAGACAGGATCGTTGGTTATTCTCTGAGTCCGGTTCTCTGGAGAAACTTCAAATCCAATTTGAGCGCTGGTAGAGTCCAATCAGCAACCTTGAAGCTCGTTTGTGACAGAGAGAGAGAAATCCTCAGGTTTGTGCCAAAGAAGTACCACAGGATCACCGTCAATTTCGATGGTCTCACAGCAGAAATAGATGTGAAAGAAAAGAAGTTCTTCGACGCTGAAACGTTGAAAGAAATCCAGAGCATAGACGAACTCGTTGTAGAAGAGAAAAAGGTTTCTGTGAAAAAGTTTGCGCCTCCAGAACCCTTCAAAACCAGTACCCTCCAGCAGGAAGCGTATTCTAAACTGGGTTTCTCCGTTTCCAAAACCATGATGATTGCCCAGCAGTTGTATGAAGGCGTGGAAACAAAAGATGGGCATATCGCGTTCATAACCTATATGAGAACAGATTCAACGCGTGTTTCGGACTACGCGAAAGAAGAAGCCAGAAATCTGATAACGGAGGTCTTTGGAGAAGAGTACGTTGGTTCAAAGAGAGAAAGGAGAAAGAGCAACGCAAAAATACAGGATGCGCATGAGGCGATTCGTCCCACGAACGTTTTCATGACACCTGAAGAAGCGGGAAAATACCTGAATTCTGACCAGAAAAAACTCTACGAGTTGATATGGAAGAGATTTCTCGCATCGCAAATGAAGCCTTCTCAATACGAGGAAACTCGTTTTGTCCTGAGAACAAAGGATGGGAAGTACAGATTCAAGGGAACGGTGCTGAAGAAGATTTTCGATGGGTACGAAAAGGTGTGGAAGACGGAAAGAAACACGGGAGAGTTT contains the following coding sequences:
- a CDS encoding radical SAM protein, which encodes MMLRASYGTIRKVNGNSSLEMDTAYLMLGERCVYNCLYCAQSRSSTSPSHFLSRVTWKEVSEDLLGKLNDRFKRVCIQVVSYPSYGKDLRLIIPRFRIPVSVSVRAVSIEEVVEYFELGADRVGIAVDVPNKTLFEKIRGGKYERHLHILEKVSEMFPGRITTHVIVGLGESDKDIVDFTVWARERNIVVSLFAFTPIKGTAFENRERPSLERYRKIQLVTYLLEKNLIKPENIIFDSNGKIIDVEWNGEFPEEALRTRGCPHCTRPYYNESPRGPIYNVHWR
- the rsxC gene encoding electron transport complex subunit RsxC encodes the protein MLTFKGGVHPPELKEWSKDKPIERAPLPQKVFVFLSNHAGNPAKPVVSPGDEVKTGQVIGEPEGFISAYLHSPVTGRVLEIKKILHPILGKPIEAIVIERTSDDEWVHIETGDFERMSKEEILEIIKKAGIVGLGGAMFPTHVKLSPPPEKKVDTLIVNGAECEPVLTIDHRLMLERAEDILQGILIMMKVLGVQKAVVGVESNKMDAYHNLKKVFKGYPVDVALLRTKYPQGAEKQLIYAITGRMVPRGGLPMDVGVVVQNVGTCVAVKEAVVDGKPLVERGMTVSGDAVKNQKNLIVRIGTPVKDVIDYCGGIDENTERVILGGPMMGISITNLDIPVMKGTSGITAFLPKKSRPQKPCIRCSECVQVCPMNLQPYLLYLLSTKRKYDEAVENGLMDCIECGSCTYTCPSKIEHVRYIKLAKTVYRATRRGRR
- a CDS encoding RnfABCDGE type electron transport complex subunit D, giving the protein MKLISAYAPHLREEDDVRKIMLDVLIALSPAVIGAAYFFGWYALFLCIAGAVIGELFDIFVMRYLRGVKDFVPDGSGAVTGLLLAMNVSTRLPFWAFLLGLVFALGIGKHVFGGLGQNIFNPALVGRAFLLISFPTYMTTWVVPGAGFWKSPADVVTAATPLALFKEHGVFTPYWDLFIGKVGGSLGETSALLLIIGFIYLLLRKRVKIFIPVSYIGTVLVFSSIAYLMNPRYGDPLFHLLSGGLMLGALFMATDMVTSPITAKGQVIFGIGCGVLTMAIRLFGAYPEGVSFSILFMNALVPLIDRYTRPRIFGEVKK
- a CDS encoding RnfABCDGE type electron transport complex subunit G, coding for MKDILKTGLILMVFTAISGLFLGLVYVGVKGKIQEADNAAKLSAIKFVLKDPLTGDYLVDEKEIEEIVKKTGIETVVLKEYKEGVVLGPLYEFVTKDGRNAYVLSGYAPGFGGNVTVVACFIKTEDGFMLNSVRVIDYSQETPGLGAKIGEESIQRRFFPVPPEGLKNGLRVDKDAGLPKGSPEELKKQGIVKVSDVMTGATITPRAVVTALNLMYRYLEEVSK
- the rsxE gene encoding electron transport complex subunit RsxE; protein product: MSRLRELTKGIIKENPTYVQVLGMCPTLAVTTSAINGLGMGLATTAVLTMSNVVISLIRKIVPDKIRIPIFIVVIASFVTMIDLLMHGFAYDLWKTLGLFIPLIVVNCIIMGRAESFASKHGVLDSMLDGLGVGLGFTGSLVLLGSVRELFGNGTIFGYKVWELKIFLEILPPGAYITLGLLSALFTYIGIRRKKRGEAK
- the rsxA gene encoding electron transport complex subunit RsxA, with amino-acid sequence MKVFLLFFSAIFVNNFVLARFLGICPFLGVSKRLETATGMGIAVTFVMTVSAAISWFLDKLLISTGLEFLRTIVFILVIASFVQFVELFLKKTSPDLYEALGIFLPLITTNCAILGMVLLNSLMKLNFVEAVFHALGSGLGFALALVIFAGIREKMDLYDLPEPFKGTAIALITAGLLSLAFMGFQGMVKL
- a CDS encoding RnfABCDGE type electron transport complex subunit B; translation: MEVIYSTLLLAVLGFGFGAFLAYSAQRFKVEEDPRVKMITEVLPGINCGACGFAGCEAYAKAIVKGQAETNRCLPGRPQGVEEKIKKILEEYKNVSS
- the dprA gene encoding DNA-processing protein DprA, whose product is MSPLEMALLVHRGEFHLRELEPELPLEKFLKNADPKKTRKFLEKCGKEELERQKELIRKHNVKLVSFWEDDYPQHLREIRYPPAVLFVRGDAELLKEKCVGVVGTRRPTSYGVNVTKRFVKLLSEYFVIVSGMAFGIDSVAHKEALSSGGKTVAVLGTGVDVVYPRSNERLFHEIVKNGCVVSEYPMGTRARKHHFPARNRIIAGLSDAIIVTEAPIKSGALITVKFALESGRDVFAVPGDIDRKTSEGTNYLIKSGAYPLTDEEDLETHFGIRRIASPSLDDDKKKIYDLLRSSPKTVDELVEELGWSVSEVLRVISEMELMGMIWFDGGAYRLLG
- the csrA gene encoding carbon storage regulator CsrA, translating into MLVLTRRVGEKIVIGEDIVITVLKIEGNSVKIGIEAPKHVKILREELYEELKSENIKASEVSKDDLKGVLRNDKGYKGPSASS
- the gatC gene encoding Asp-tRNA(Asn)/Glu-tRNA(Gln) amidotransferase subunit GatC, which produces MIKVTKDLVLHLENLARLELSEDQRESLMKDFQEILDYVELLNEVDVEGVEPMYTPVEDSAKLRKGDPRFFEMRDLIKKNFPEEKDGHIKVPGIHR
- a CDS encoding YraN family protein — its product is MMDWKEAEELACKFLKKKGYKILERNYRTKYGEIDIVARDGREIVFVEVKSGSGKVDPLERIDLKKVRNLEQTARFYMIQNKLKGPARVDFVRVTPEGIDHFEGIWLG
- the rpmB gene encoding 50S ribosomal protein L28, with amino-acid sequence MAKRCEVCGKAPRSGNTVSHSDKKSGRWFRPNLQKVRVVLPDGTIKRMRVCTSCLKSGKVKKYVGQVSEV
- the topA gene encoding type I DNA topoisomerase gives rise to the protein MSKKVKKYIVVESPAKAKTIKSILGNEYEVFASMGHIIDLPKSKFGVDLEKDFEPEFAVIKGKEKVVEKLKDLAKKGELLIASDMDREGEAIAWHIARVTNTLGRKNRIVFSEITPRVIREAVKNPREIDMKKVRAQLARRILDRIVGYSLSPVLWRNFKSNLSAGRVQSATLKLVCDREREILRFVPKKYHRITVNFDGLTAEIDVKEKKFFDAETLKEIQSIDELVVEEKKVSVKKFAPPEPFKTSTLQQEAYSKLGFSVSKTMMIAQQLYEGVETKDGHIAFITYMRTDSTRVSDYAKEEARNLITEVFGEEYVGSKRERRKSNAKIQDAHEAIRPTNVFMTPEEAGKYLNSDQKKLYELIWKRFLASQMKPSQYEETRFVLRTKDGKYRFKGTVLKKIFDGYEKVWKTERNTGEFPFEEGESVKPVVVKIEEQETKPKPRYTEGSLVKEMERLGIGRPSTYASTIKLLLNRGYIKKIRGYLYPTIVGSVVMDYLEKKYSDVVSVSFTAEMEKDLDEVEQGKKTDKIVLREFYESFSSVFDRNDRIVVDFPTNQKCSCGKEMRLSFGKYGFYLKCECGKTRSVKNDEIAVIDDGKIFLGRKDSESGSPDGRSVEGKGNLSEKRRKGKKGS